In Pseudobacter ginsenosidimutans, the following are encoded in one genomic region:
- a CDS encoding RNA polymerase sigma factor, producing the protein MISAAFYNDPQFPERFAQGEENAFRQVFDTYLNPLCFFAQKLIGSRMEAEDIVSIAYYKLWQRHKDFSTAAGIRSFLYTTVRNQCLDYLKHQKVVAAAHLPNPLTDSGIEAKMYQGELLQLIYMEIHSLPERARQILEWSFIEELSTTEISVKMQMTESHVRVEKSRALVQLRAALRKKDLWDSTLLLALLWQSS; encoded by the coding sequence TTGATTAGTGCAGCTTTTTATAATGATCCACAGTTTCCGGAGCGCTTTGCCCAGGGCGAAGAAAATGCATTCCGGCAGGTTTTTGACACCTATCTCAATCCCCTTTGTTTCTTTGCTCAGAAACTGATTGGCAGCCGCATGGAGGCTGAAGACATTGTAAGTATTGCTTACTACAAACTCTGGCAAAGACATAAGGACTTTTCTACAGCTGCAGGGATCCGGTCCTTCCTCTACACTACCGTCCGGAACCAATGCCTGGATTACCTGAAACACCAGAAAGTAGTAGCAGCAGCGCATCTTCCCAATCCCCTTACTGATAGTGGGATTGAAGCAAAAATGTACCAGGGTGAATTACTCCAGCTGATATATATGGAGATCCATTCATTACCTGAACGTGCCAGGCAGATCCTGGAATGGAGCTTTATAGAGGAATTGTCCACCACCGAGATCTCAGTGAAAATGCAAATGACCGAATCCCATGTACGCGTGGAGAAATCCCGCGCGCTGGTTCAGCTCCGGGCCGCTTTACGCAAAAAGGATTTGTGGGACTCCACTCTTCTGCTTGCCTTACTCTGGCAGTCGTCCTGA
- a CDS encoding GlcG/HbpS family heme-binding protein, with product MNINFNEASKALNASIEKAKSLNIPVSIAVVDTGGHLMAFARLDSVYGVIDFAVKKAKTAVMFGVNSEIMGTIISGAGFHGYGMLNSNGGLLTIPGGTVIKNANGNIIGAIGSSGGSVEQDKEIAEAGARIFA from the coding sequence ATGAATATAAATTTCAATGAAGCATCTAAAGCATTGAATGCTTCGATAGAGAAAGCAAAATCCTTAAACATTCCTGTAAGTATTGCTGTAGTTGATACAGGTGGACATTTGATGGCATTTGCAAGATTAGACAGTGTATATGGCGTAATTGATTTTGCAGTAAAGAAAGCAAAAACAGCTGTAATGTTTGGTGTGAATAGCGAGATTATGGGTACGATCATTTCAGGTGCGGGCTTTCACGGTTACGGAATGCTTAATTCCAACGGTGGGCTTTTGACTATTCCCGGAGGTACTGTGATAAAAAATGCAAATGGAAACATCATAGGTGCGATAGGTTCTTCAGGTGGAAGTGTTGAACAGGATAAAGAAATTGCAGAAGCCGGGGCCAGGATATTTGCTTAA
- a CDS encoding SusC/RagA family TonB-linked outer membrane protein: protein MKLTALLLTIVFLQVHASGTAQKVTISGKDIPLKNVFTAIKEQTGYLVFYNQEILDNTKPVTLSVYNMPLQELLQLVFSNQPVSFAIEEKTVVLSYRPATVYKDAPPVSGRIVDADNQAISNVSIRIRGTKRGTTSGANGQFALEVNEDEILDITAVGFTPIALRLNGEKFRVVTVERSRQRDIDEKFSQLVFPESQNVVIKMARSNEVLDEAVIYNGYQKIKQKYLTGSVTSLRMDSVMQPGLNTVDKMLEGRVPGLTFMQNSGQSGAAPKLRIRGTSTILGSREPLWVVDGIIRTNPIPIPADRINDPDFVNLLGNAISGLNPYDIEQIDVLKDATAAALYGVRAANGVIVITTKRGKPGPPTINYNVTGSFTRRPRYTDRSIYMMDSRERVELSREMIQKKMTLRGSGLEAYEKAILEYYDGVIDYNTFKQRVDKAETVNTDWLGNTMQDVLATNHTLSISGGSASASYRASVGYNTEPGVIKKENNKRLTGSLNLLLNYKKFKAELFVQLNQGKRRYTPQEIGLLNYAYGTSRAIPLYNEDGSLYYYSTISSNTFTTSFYDSKTMNIINEINHTGETIENSEYTAGANLGFEISKGIQFNSTLAYTGGNADHQIWFEENTEWVAQIRNPSYNILTNIFEPNRDLIPFGGELRQQTVRRQNYTINGRLDISKFLDRQKKHQLTSAIGAELISNRNNSYDHIRRGYYPNRGMSFADIDLAKYITYRNWLRNNASGTITADLQNSIRTFLTSTWVFNERYVITATTSQEYSNAFGSRSNEKFLPTWALSGRWNMQEDLLRNLSWVDFAALRFSYGTQGNMLPGQSPNAVIKKGALDSYYGSFSAGMVSFPNPDLSWEKKHDYNGSIEFSVLSGRISGSLGYFYSKTNNAFLNKKVSAVNGLTTYVVNGGTVENQGVEIGLHFRIINNKGTENKNGLLWRFDPQLGQVFNRLINNNLQTRNVLVDLAALTYTDFLNGKVPVNGKSVNTFYSYRFKTLDPTRGFPVFYGAEPENAATLASEYNKLTKEQLFNVVMVESGRREPVLQGGLTNTFLYRNWSLSFTLTYSLGNKVRLMQIASGNYGTYRPSSQQNLRKEFVNRWRTPGDEKTTTIPAISGDAVFPWWRNSPTLLNMSFANDYYQMYDFSDLRVVKGDYLKLQYISLGYMLPREICSQWHIKGATVQLTGSNLFTIANKALRGQDPSQSGSAPNINLSIRPVYALNFNLSF, encoded by the coding sequence ATGAAACTAACCGCCCTGCTTTTGACCATCGTTTTCTTACAGGTGCATGCATCAGGGACTGCACAGAAAGTGACGATCTCCGGAAAAGACATTCCACTGAAGAATGTATTCACTGCCATCAAAGAACAAACAGGTTATTTGGTCTTCTACAATCAGGAGATACTGGATAATACAAAACCTGTTACACTCTCGGTGTACAATATGCCTTTGCAGGAACTGCTGCAACTGGTATTCAGCAACCAGCCTGTGAGCTTTGCCATCGAAGAAAAAACAGTTGTTCTTTCTTACCGGCCTGCTACCGTTTACAAAGATGCCCCTCCTGTGAGCGGTCGAATTGTGGATGCAGACAACCAGGCCATTTCCAATGTGAGCATACGCATCAGGGGAACCAAACGTGGCACTACTTCCGGCGCCAACGGGCAGTTTGCACTGGAGGTGAATGAAGATGAAATACTGGACATAACTGCTGTTGGTTTCACGCCCATTGCCCTGCGGCTCAATGGCGAAAAGTTCCGGGTAGTGACTGTTGAGCGATCACGCCAGCGGGACATTGATGAAAAGTTCAGCCAGCTGGTATTTCCCGAATCACAAAATGTGGTCATCAAAATGGCCCGCTCCAATGAAGTGCTGGATGAAGCTGTGATCTACAACGGTTATCAAAAGATCAAACAAAAATACCTGACGGGTTCTGTTACTTCCTTAAGAATGGATTCAGTGATGCAACCCGGACTGAACACGGTTGATAAGATGCTGGAAGGTCGGGTACCCGGACTTACTTTCATGCAGAATTCCGGGCAATCGGGCGCTGCCCCCAAATTACGTATCAGAGGAACTTCCACAATACTTGGTTCGCGCGAACCGCTTTGGGTGGTGGATGGAATCATCCGCACCAATCCAATCCCTATACCTGCTGACAGAATCAATGATCCGGATTTCGTAAATCTACTGGGCAATGCCATTTCCGGTTTAAATCCTTACGACATCGAGCAGATCGATGTATTGAAAGATGCAACAGCTGCGGCGTTATATGGCGTAAGGGCTGCCAATGGCGTGATCGTGATCACTACCAAGAGAGGAAAGCCCGGACCGCCAACCATTAACTACAATGTAACAGGAAGCTTCACTCGAAGGCCCCGTTACACAGACAGATCGATCTATATGATGGATTCCCGCGAGCGCGTGGAGCTTTCCCGCGAAATGATCCAGAAAAAAATGACTTTACGTGGCAGCGGCCTGGAAGCTTATGAAAAAGCTATTCTTGAATATTACGATGGAGTCATAGATTATAATACCTTCAAACAAAGGGTCGACAAAGCGGAAACTGTCAACACCGACTGGCTGGGAAACACGATGCAAGACGTATTGGCTACCAATCACACCCTCAGTATATCCGGAGGTAGCGCTTCGGCATCTTATCGCGCATCAGTAGGATACAATACAGAACCCGGAGTGATCAAAAAGGAAAACAATAAACGCCTGACTGGATCTTTGAACCTGCTTCTGAATTACAAAAAATTTAAAGCTGAGCTTTTTGTGCAGTTGAACCAGGGGAAACGAAGGTACACACCACAGGAAATCGGCTTGCTCAATTATGCTTACGGAACCAGCCGCGCCATTCCATTGTACAACGAAGATGGTTCATTGTATTACTACTCTACCATCAGCTCCAATACCTTCACTACGTCTTTCTATGATTCAAAAACAATGAATATAATCAACGAAATAAATCATACCGGAGAAACGATAGAGAACAGTGAATATACTGCAGGCGCTAATCTTGGATTTGAAATTTCAAAGGGTATTCAATTCAATTCAACGCTGGCTTACACAGGTGGAAATGCCGATCACCAAATCTGGTTTGAAGAAAATACGGAATGGGTAGCACAGATCAGAAATCCTTCTTACAATATCCTTACAAATATTTTTGAGCCAAACCGGGATTTGATACCTTTTGGTGGCGAGCTCCGTCAGCAAACAGTCAGGAGACAGAATTACACCATCAATGGCCGCCTGGATATCAGCAAATTTCTCGACCGTCAAAAAAAACATCAATTAACATCCGCTATCGGAGCTGAATTGATCTCCAACCGGAACAATTCATATGATCATATCAGAAGAGGATATTATCCAAACCGCGGAATGAGTTTTGCGGATATCGATCTGGCCAAATATATCACTTACAGGAACTGGCTGCGAAACAATGCATCGGGCACTATCACAGCAGATCTTCAGAACTCCATAAGAACCTTTCTGACTTCCACCTGGGTATTCAATGAACGTTATGTGATCACTGCTACTACCAGTCAGGAGTATTCGAATGCTTTCGGGTCCAGGAGCAATGAGAAATTCCTGCCCACCTGGGCATTATCCGGCAGATGGAATATGCAGGAAGACCTGCTACGAAATCTATCCTGGGTAGACTTTGCGGCACTGAGATTCTCTTACGGAACTCAAGGGAATATGTTACCAGGGCAATCGCCTAATGCGGTGATCAAAAAGGGGGCACTCGATAGTTATTATGGTTCCTTTAGCGCTGGCATGGTTTCATTTCCCAACCCGGACCTCAGCTGGGAAAAAAAGCATGACTACAATGGGAGTATCGAATTCTCGGTATTGAGCGGAAGGATCAGCGGCTCCCTGGGGTATTTCTACAGCAAAACCAACAATGCCTTTTTGAATAAAAAAGTATCAGCTGTAAATGGGTTAACTACCTACGTGGTAAATGGAGGGACTGTTGAGAACCAGGGCGTGGAAATCGGCCTTCATTTCAGAATCATCAACAATAAAGGAACAGAAAATAAAAATGGACTCTTATGGCGGTTCGATCCGCAGCTCGGACAGGTATTCAACAGGCTTATCAACAACAATCTCCAAACCCGCAATGTGCTGGTTGACCTCGCTGCCCTCACCTATACAGATTTCCTGAATGGCAAAGTGCCCGTCAATGGAAAATCGGTGAACACATTCTATTCTTATCGTTTTAAAACGCTGGATCCTACCCGTGGTTTTCCTGTATTTTATGGAGCAGAACCTGAAAATGCAGCAACACTTGCTTCTGAGTACAATAAGTTAACAAAAGAACAACTCTTCAATGTAGTGATGGTTGAGTCTGGTAGAAGGGAACCAGTATTACAGGGAGGGCTAACCAATACCTTCCTTTACAGAAATTGGTCGCTCAGTTTTACCCTCACCTATAGTCTCGGCAATAAAGTCCGTTTGATGCAGATCGCATCAGGTAATTATGGAACATACCGGCCCAGCTCCCAACAAAACCTGCGTAAAGAATTCGTAAACAGATGGCGTACCCCGGGAGATGAAAAGACTACCACTATTCCGGCAATCTCAGGAGACGCAGTGTTTCCCTGGTGGAGAAACAGTCCCACATTACTCAACATGTCTTTTGCCAACGATTATTACCAGATGTACGATTTCTCCGATCTGCGGGTAGTGAAAGGAGACTACCTGAAACTGCAGTACATATCCTTAGGTTATATGCTCCCGCGTGAAATCTGCAGTCAATGGCATATCAAAGGCGCTACCGTTCAACTGACAGGTTCCAATCTCTTTACCATTGCCAACAAAGCGCTGCGTGGTCAGGATCCATCACAATCCGGATCTGCGCCCAATATTAACCTTTCAATCAGACCAGTGTATGCGCTCAACTTCAATCTTAGTTTCTAA
- a CDS encoding RNA polymerase sigma factor yields the protein MPGSLPYNEEELLPLIANADKQAFAVFYNRMFPGLFHLSYKMLNSKSEAEDIVADTFVKFWKSRHQFTSLPETAAWLRRTTRNATLDLLKHQQVKSRKESEVAAISYPQEEFSVADMYAELLQEIYHQIEQLPPRGKEIFKLRYLGGFSNEEIAQKLGINNQSVRDHLARSLKTLRMEIIKKENLFSFFLVFINTK from the coding sequence TTGCCAGGGTCCCTACCATACAATGAAGAGGAATTACTCCCTTTGATCGCGAATGCTGATAAGCAAGCTTTCGCGGTTTTTTATAATAGAATGTTTCCCGGGCTTTTCCATCTTTCCTATAAAATGCTCAACAGCAAAAGTGAAGCTGAAGATATCGTGGCCGATACTTTTGTCAAATTCTGGAAATCCCGTCACCAATTCACTTCTTTGCCTGAAACGGCTGCCTGGCTCAGGCGTACTACCAGGAATGCAACACTCGATCTGCTTAAGCACCAGCAGGTAAAAAGCCGGAAAGAAAGCGAAGTGGCCGCCATTAGCTATCCGCAGGAGGAATTTTCTGTAGCCGATATGTATGCAGAGCTCCTGCAGGAGATATACCACCAGATTGAACAATTACCACCCCGGGGAAAAGAGATCTTCAAGCTCAGGTATCTCGGGGGCTTCAGCAATGAAGAGATCGCGCAAAAGCTGGGCATCAATAATCAGTCTGTACGGGACCACCTGGCCCGTTCTCTCAAGACCCTGCGAATGGAGATCATAAAAAAGGAAAATCTTTTTTCTTTTTTTCTGGTTTTCATCAATACAAAATAA
- a CDS encoding SDR family oxidoreductase — protein MSKTILITGAASGFGKIAAFDLAKKGYKVIATAEVYPQMSDLIREAKESGIELMADKLDVTDSRDIEYIVSKYDIDILISNAGIMEGGPIAEQPLDLIRYMFDVNVFGGLQLSQGFIKKWVGQKKSAKIVFTTSMGGLWTVPYVAAYCASKHAMESIAEGLKTELAQFNIKIATCNPGVFGTGFNDRGVDSIFRWYNPGKNFTPPTAFDGAAESLNNQLDPQSMAETIVNVALDDNSNFRNVHPKETEDFIKQLQAEAWTVKS, from the coding sequence ATGAGCAAAACAATTTTGATTACAGGAGCAGCAAGCGGTTTTGGAAAAATTGCTGCATTCGATTTGGCGAAAAAAGGCTACAAGGTAATCGCAACAGCCGAAGTGTATCCTCAAATGAGTGATTTGATTCGTGAGGCTAAAGAATCAGGTATTGAATTAATGGCAGATAAATTGGATGTAACGGATTCCCGTGATATTGAATACATCGTCAGCAAATACGATATCGATATTCTTATCAGTAATGCAGGAATTATGGAAGGTGGTCCGATTGCTGAGCAACCTTTAGATTTGATACGTTATATGTTTGACGTGAATGTTTTTGGTGGACTGCAATTATCACAAGGTTTTATCAAAAAATGGGTAGGCCAGAAAAAATCAGCGAAAATAGTGTTCACTACTTCAATGGGTGGCCTTTGGACGGTTCCTTATGTGGCGGCTTATTGTGCTTCAAAACACGCTATGGAATCCATTGCCGAAGGTTTGAAAACTGAATTGGCACAATTTAATATCAAAATCGCTACCTGTAATCCCGGTGTTTTTGGTACAGGATTCAACGACCGTGGCGTGGACTCTATTTTCCGCTGGTATAACCCCGGAAAGAACTTTACGCCACCAACAGCTTTTGACGGTGCTGCGGAATCACTGAACAACCAATTAGACCCACAATCAATGGCAGAGACAATTGTAAATGTAGCGTTGGATGATAATTCAAATTTCAGAAACGTGCATCCGAAAGAAACAGAAGACTTCATAAAACAATTGCAGGCAGAAGCCTGGACAGTAAAAAGTTAA
- a CDS encoding FecR family protein yields the protein MNAAQYNTIVSLLKKRLHEPLNAEETVLLEQWLAESGENREMVQRLDDPAVIARELAVIAGAGESIYAKIQDQIPELAAPLPVSAPPQIPFLRRGFIRYAAAAVVLLGIGTYVWLGRHQEPATRQVVSSMKDTLIVPGKSGAILTLADGSQIVLDSIGNGRLTEQNGSEVTMQNGRLTYDPVTESKAATAYNTMTTPRGRQFEITLPDGTRVWLNAASSIRYPTVFNGKHRKVELDGEAYFEVKQNAKQPFIVNARNKAAIEVLGTDFNISAYDNDKSLNTTLINGSVKVNGVVIKPGQQAQVTDMVRVISNADIPKVMAWQRGLFKFEGTPLEEVMKQLERWYDIEVVYENERPALRFGGELSRSMSLKGVLNVLEQSGIRYRLEGRKLIVLPK from the coding sequence ATGAATGCTGCACAATACAATACAATAGTTTCACTATTAAAGAAACGCCTGCACGAGCCTTTGAACGCTGAAGAAACAGTGCTGCTGGAGCAATGGCTGGCTGAATCCGGTGAAAACCGGGAAATGGTGCAGAGACTGGATGATCCCGCAGTGATTGCGAGGGAACTGGCAGTTATAGCCGGGGCAGGGGAGTCTATTTATGCTAAAATACAGGATCAGATACCTGAGCTGGCAGCTCCATTGCCGGTATCAGCTCCTCCACAGATCCCATTCCTCAGAAGGGGCTTCATAAGGTATGCTGCTGCGGCCGTTGTATTGCTGGGCATCGGAACCTATGTATGGCTGGGCCGTCATCAGGAGCCAGCAACCCGGCAGGTTGTGTCGTCAATGAAAGATACATTGATTGTGCCGGGCAAATCAGGCGCCATCCTCACTTTGGCAGATGGCTCACAGATTGTGCTCGACAGCATCGGTAATGGCAGGCTGACTGAACAGAACGGATCGGAAGTGACGATGCAGAATGGCCGGCTCACCTATGATCCTGTAACAGAAAGCAAGGCAGCAACAGCATACAATACCATGACCACGCCAAGGGGAAGACAGTTTGAGATCACACTTCCCGATGGTACCCGCGTGTGGCTCAATGCAGCCAGCTCCATTCGTTATCCCACTGTCTTCAATGGTAAACACCGGAAAGTGGAGCTTGATGGAGAAGCCTATTTTGAGGTGAAGCAGAACGCGAAACAGCCATTCATTGTGAATGCACGTAACAAAGCAGCAATAGAAGTGCTCGGCACTGATTTCAATATCAGCGCCTATGATAACGATAAAAGCCTCAACACAACTCTGATCAATGGCAGTGTGAAAGTAAATGGTGTTGTGATCAAACCTGGTCAGCAGGCGCAGGTGACAGATATGGTTCGGGTGATCAGCAATGCGGATATCCCCAAAGTGATGGCCTGGCAGCGTGGACTTTTCAAATTTGAAGGCACTCCGCTGGAAGAAGTGATGAAGCAACTGGAACGCTGGTATGATATAGAAGTGGTGTATGAGAATGAAAGACCGGCCCTCCGGTTTGGCGGAGAGCTCTCCAGGAGTATGTCGCTCAAAGGCGTATTGAATGTGCTCGAACAATCGGGTATTCGTTACCGTTTGGAGGGCAGAAAGCTTATCGTGCTTCCAAAGTAG
- a CDS encoding FecR family protein, translating to MQNDLVFSDELLAVLFKKWSDQPLTPAEEQLLAGWLAASPSNNKAIDEILDENWVKTNLKGWNNPNAEQIWDRSRAQAAVVTLNNRKRLIPYWVRFAAAMVLIATGAWFWWPQPNADKQVITEAQQSDTKDIPPGTRIATLTLSDGSSILLDSVTNGKLASQGNTEIRKDTAGRVSYSVTHNGRSTEDIRYNTMSTPNGGQYQLVLPDGTIVFLNAASSITYPVAFTTNTRTVKITGEAYFEVVADARQPFIVETSKDKITVLGTRFNINAYADEKVVKSSLMEGSIKVNDRILKPGEAYSNGKVFATNTDQDIAWKNGIFDFNNVSVQDAMRQLSRWYNVQVVYDEPVDETFIGKIGRNLTLNQVLKTMEGAGAHFRLEGKTLHVSR from the coding sequence ATGCAGAACGATCTTGTATTCAGTGATGAGCTATTGGCAGTACTATTCAAAAAGTGGTCAGACCAGCCGTTAACTCCAGCAGAGGAGCAATTGCTGGCCGGATGGCTGGCGGCTTCGCCATCCAACAATAAAGCCATCGATGAAATACTGGATGAAAATTGGGTAAAAACAAACCTGAAAGGTTGGAATAATCCCAATGCAGAACAGATCTGGGACCGCTCCCGGGCTCAGGCCGCGGTGGTCACTCTCAACAACAGAAAAAGGCTCATTCCCTACTGGGTCCGTTTTGCCGCAGCGATGGTGCTGATTGCAACGGGTGCCTGGTTCTGGTGGCCGCAACCAAATGCAGATAAACAAGTGATCACCGAAGCGCAGCAAAGTGATACAAAAGATATTCCCCCGGGAACCCGGATAGCCACCCTGACCCTTTCAGACGGGTCCAGCATTTTGCTCGACAGCGTAACCAATGGCAAACTTGCCAGCCAGGGAAATACCGAGATCAGGAAAGATACTGCGGGACGTGTAAGCTATTCCGTTACGCACAATGGCAGGTCCACTGAAGACATCAGGTACAATACCATGTCTACGCCCAATGGAGGCCAATATCAACTTGTACTGCCTGACGGAACCATAGTGTTCCTCAATGCAGCATCTTCTATCACCTACCCCGTTGCATTCACCACAAATACACGGACAGTTAAAATTACCGGGGAAGCCTATTTTGAAGTTGTCGCTGATGCCAGGCAACCTTTCATTGTGGAAACAAGCAAAGATAAAATAACGGTATTGGGTACCCGATTCAATATCAATGCCTATGCCGATGAAAAAGTGGTCAAATCCTCTCTCATGGAGGGATCTATCAAAGTGAATGACCGAATACTGAAGCCCGGCGAGGCTTATAGCAACGGGAAAGTATTTGCCACCAATACCGATCAGGACATAGCCTGGAAGAACGGCATTTTTGATTTCAACAATGTTTCCGTTCAGGATGCCATGCGGCAATTGAGCCGTTGGTACAATGTCCAGGTAGTTTATGACGAACCTGTTGATGAAACCTTTATTGGGAAGATCGGAAGAAACCTTACACTTAACCAGGTGCTGAAAACGATGGAAGGCGCCGGTGCTCATTTCAGACTCGAAGGCAAAACCCTTCACGTTTCACGATAA
- a CDS encoding helix-turn-helix domain-containing protein translates to MAESSEIIFDKLVYSCAFEKYRGDEEFIPEHFLGFQMSGETHAFYADGNTVISENQIILVRKNQLIRTVKYPGKAGKYQFISISLDSETLRQYALQNKIIVENRNKNKQKLFFEPDEFLNAYFLSLGPYINRTKEATPKLANLKIMEAIELILQSNPDLKNVLFDFSEPYKIDLDDFMNQNYMFNVSVEAFAKLTGRSVSGFKRDFAKTFNTTPKQWLRERRLDEAMYRIKQKKEKPADFYLDLGFENLSHFYFTFKKKFGLTSSEI, encoded by the coding sequence ATGGCAGAAAGTAGCGAAATCATATTCGATAAATTGGTGTATTCCTGTGCATTTGAAAAATACAGAGGAGATGAAGAATTTATACCCGAGCATTTTTTGGGATTTCAAATGTCGGGCGAAACCCACGCTTTTTATGCGGATGGCAATACAGTTATTTCCGAAAATCAAATTATCCTGGTTAGAAAAAATCAACTTATCCGAACTGTCAAATATCCCGGAAAAGCGGGGAAATATCAATTTATCTCGATTTCGTTAGACAGTGAAACCCTTCGCCAGTATGCTTTGCAGAATAAAATAATCGTGGAAAACAGAAATAAGAACAAACAAAAACTGTTCTTTGAGCCAGATGAGTTCCTCAACGCTTATTTTCTTTCGCTTGGTCCATATATCAATAGAACGAAAGAAGCCACGCCCAAATTGGCAAACTTAAAAATCATGGAAGCGATTGAATTAATACTTCAAAGCAACCCTGATCTAAAAAACGTATTATTCGATTTTTCCGAACCTTACAAAATAGATTTGGATGATTTTATGAATCAAAATTATATGTTTAATGTTTCGGTGGAAGCATTCGCGAAACTTACGGGAAGAAGTGTTTCTGGCTTTAAACGAGATTTTGCCAAAACATTCAACACCACACCGAAACAATGGCTGAGAGAAAGACGCCTGGATGAAGCAATGTATCGCATCAAACAAAAAAAGGAAAAACCAGCGGATTTTTATCTCGATCTGGGGTTTGAGAATTTATCTCATTTTTATTTTACGTTCAAAAAAAAGTTTGGGTTAACCAGTTCCGAAATATGA